In Phyllopteryx taeniolatus isolate TA_2022b chromosome 1, UOR_Ptae_1.2, whole genome shotgun sequence, the following proteins share a genomic window:
- the fbxw12 gene encoding F-box/WD repeat-containing protein 12, translating to MPCSLVLSCFCLTGGESRTSVSMDPQHLIDDCLIHIFTFLTEEDLIRASGVCTVWHNAAETPCLWRRMCLQRWGFCSQAVLERPHVNHSWKTYFLRRSHLETKMKEGRTGGYTCTSLRGHAGRIVGLVYLQRSSPLGPDLWNTPTTVCSASTDGTVRAWNIQNGQLRWCSAKQSPLSSIVSDEQRDFVITADSAGLIKVWQGQTGQEVASNSAASTRCTLLQYNKDSDWFLSVGTGQGTLCTLAGTALTKKSSIMVCDSFNVNILLVSPDKKWIIAGSKDNVDLTPKVIYADSLTSPCEDEDPLCQLVPVTGCQAAVFIPTQSARLAMVHCKERTNNKALTVFDVSIKKSKYMSQIQVQQVESFPLTLNSTSSNILLEAKDSNSIVMAADHHLWVYSLKGTLLASFKEHTMPITSICVDSFRVVTASQDLSLHVLTWKHDRDRGLTLESRYQLLGGSHTMSRGFSHVSCDYCSIVGSVEGKDGKDILKAYTFSA from the exons ATGCCATGCAGCCTGGTTCTTTCCTGCTTTTGCTTGACAGGAGGCGAAAGTCGAACGTCAGTCAGTATGGATCCCCAGCACCTGATAGACGATTGTCTCATTCATATCTTTACATTTTTAACCGAGGAAGATTTAATCAGGGCCTCGGGCGTCTGTACG GTCTGGCACAATGCTGCCGAGACTCCATGCTTATGGAG GAGGATGTGCTTGCAGCGGTGGGGCTTTTGTAGCCAGGCTGTGTTGGAGAGGCCTCACGTCAATCACTCGTGGAAGACATATTTCCTGCGACGATCCCATTTGGAGACGAAGATGAAGGAAGGCCGAACCGGGGGCTACACTTGCACAAGTCTTCGAGGCCACGCAG GACGAATAGTGGGCTTGGTCTACCTGCAGAGGAGCTCACCTCTGGGTCCTGACCTCTGGAACACCCCGACTACAGTCTGCAGCGCTTCTACTGATGGTACAGTCCGGGCTTGGAACATCCAGAAT GGTCAACTCCGTTGGTGCAGTGCCAAGCAGAGTCCTTTATCAAGCATCGTAAGTGACGAGCAGCGTGACTTTGTCATCACAGCAGACTCCGCTGGCCTAATTAAGGTCTGGCAAGGTCAGACTGGCCAGGAGGTGGCATCCAATTCTGCTGCGTCCACACGCTGTACATTGCTACAGTATAATAAGGACAGTGACTGGTTTCTATCT GTTGGAACGGGTCAGGGGACACTGTGTACACTAGCTGGAACAGCTTTGACTAAAAAATCCAGTATAATGGTATGTGACAGCTTTAATGTCAACATACTCCTGGTTTCACCTGACAAGAAATGGATCATTGCTGGCTCCAAGGATAATGTTGATTTAACTCCAAAG GTGATTTACGCTGATAGTTTGACCTCGCCATGTGAGGACGAAGACCCATTGTGCCAGTTAGTGCCGGTCACGGGGTGCCAGGCTGCCGTCTTCATCCCCACGCAGTCTGCCAGACTGGCCATGGTCCACTGCAAAGAGCGCACCAACAACAAAGCACTCACTGTCTTCGATGTCAgcattaaaaagtcaaagtaCATGTCCCAGATCCAAG TCCAACAGGTAGAGTCCTTTCCATTGACACTGAACAGCACGTCCTCAAACATTCTTCTTGAGGCTAAGGACAGCAACTCCATTGTGATGGCAGCTGATCATCATCTCTGGGTGTATTCTCTGAAAGGGACCCTGCTTGCAAGCTTTAAAGAGCACACAATGCCAATTACCTCTATATGTGTG GACAGCTTTCGTGTGGTAACAGCATCTCAGGACCTTTCCTTGCATGTACTGACCTGGAAACATGACAGAGATCGCGGGTTGACTTTGGAGAGTCGATACCAACTACTGGGGGGTTCTCATACTATGTCCAG AGGGTTCAGCCACGTCTCCTGTGACTACTGCAGCATTGTTGGGTCAGTTGAAGGGAAGGACggcaaagacattttaaaagctTACACGTTCTCTGCCTGa